The Melanotaenia boesemani isolate fMelBoe1 chromosome 17, fMelBoe1.pri, whole genome shotgun sequence genome segment GGTGGTGCGTTCCCGTGCAATCAGAAATCCCACAATTCAACTTGAGCGTTGCGGCGTTTTAGTTACATGGGACATTCGTGTgggattaaaaatattattataaataaaatgtgatgaaaCTATGTAGTTTCTGAATAATATTAAATGTTGGAAAACGAGTAGGCAgtcaaaaaaaaagtgtgtctATCTTCACTGAAGACGTTATTTTTTGataactttgctgtttttttaaaatatggtttgtttttaaaaagcttccTGGAACAAAGCAGgtaaaaagttgtaaaaattatttgacatttattttagtCCACAGCTGCAGACATAAATCATTCTAAATGGGTAGTTCGTAGCTCTCGTATGTCCTACACCTAGTGAATGCAACATATATTTATTAGACATGTCACCTGAGGGCTCAGTTGTTCTCTCATTTCTGATTTTATCTAAAACTTTTAAGAGGAGAATCTcaaagaataaataacaaataagtaaatgaattaaGATCGCACTGGTTTAAAGGTGAAGCATGGCAAGTTAATAAGTTCTAATGCCTGTGAACataatgttaacattttaaaatgaaagaaaaacacaaatttaaagtGTTAGTGTTCTGTTTTTGTATTGACTAGtacatatttgttttctttcccaaATTTCATAAACCTCTCTGTCACCCTCTTGTGTTCAgtttcacaaacaaaacagtgagATAGCATATGCACAAATCATGACAGACTCAACAGCCTGCCACCAGCAAGACTCTCTTTAATGTGAAAATCAAAGTGAAACGTGTGACACAGCCACCATCACTttgagtaaagaaaataaacatggtggaacaataaaaagataaaacaaagcacttttttttaaccttctctTCCTTCTACACAAACTTGTAAAAGCAACTTGAGAACTTAATTCACAACGCGAGAGCGATCCACAAACAatacgttttgtttttttgttgttttttttcccccccaggTAGGTGACATGACAGCACAACATGATCAAATGGTTCCAGGGTCACCTTCCCCCATTACAACACAATCACAGAATctttcctggtttaaaaagaaaatacaggaaACCAACAAAATATGATGAGAAATATCAAAGAAGTGCCACTCAACAGAAGTctgtaacaaataaataaatgtgcgAGTAACACGATCAGCCCAACTGACCATCTGCTGCTTCACCGTGATCAGCCCAGAACCTTGTAAACACAACACCATCTGAATATGttctaatgacaaaaaaatttaaataacagcACGCTTCTGCAAACATTTTGCTAGCTACATCGATCGATCCACACTTGGCACTTTAGAACTAAAATGaaacaagcaaataaaacatTCCTCAGTAAGTTAATGTACATTGTTGTAAACAACAAAATGCCAGCAACAGGGCATGATAATAGACAATCGGTTAGGTTGGTGTTTGGCATACCAAGACTGTGTCACTCTGAAATGACTTTTACCACATCCAGTGTTCTGTTTTCCCATTAACCTGCAGCATTGTGGTGGAGCAGCTGCGCAATGATTCAACGTGTCGGATGCGACACTTCATTGTGTCTGCCTTTAAATACTGACTTGAGCACTGAGTGAAAACTAGGCGTATCAGAGCcggagagagagatagagagaacAGTGGCTTTtgaagcattttaaaattcCAGGATTgctaagtaaaaaacaaaatcaaactgcAAGGCACTGTAAAAATCTGTAGATTACGGTAACGTTCGGTTACCTCGACATCATTAAATCCTGTGAGAAATATGGCCAAGAGAAGGGGGGGGTTTGAGGTTTCAATTTGGTCCagaaaggagaggaaaggtgTCTGCAGCAATCAAGTGAACGTTAATGTATTGTTTTGGCAGTGCCGAGTCCAATGTAGCAGTAGTAATCTTGAGGGCAAAACATTTGCTTCAACCCACTTATTGACAATCCTGGAGAATTCCAGCATTAAGAGGCTAAACTATCAGATTATCTGAGGAACACAGTAAACAATTATCTGCTCGATAACACTACCTTAGAAGTTATGCACATTGttgaaatgaaacagaaatgttacaaaacaaTCACTGGCTTTAAGATAATGCAAATATCAAAACATGAACAATTTTACATTCATGTATCTCTCACAGGGCTTCACTTTACAGGCTTCTAATTCACGTCAGAACCGGAAAAACATGCTTTCTGTCTAATTCAGACCATCATGGAAAGCCAATCGTATTTTACTTCTAGTCTGGGTGTCGGTTTACTGTCGAGAAGTGGCTGTGAGGGGGAGTTGAACACTGTAAAGAGGACTGACATGAAGCAATGCATAACGGCTCTTCAGTAGACATTTGGCCAACCAGTCTTATACACAAccccttaaaaaaaataaaaatcttgtaACAGAACCCCAGAAAAAAGACGGGAAGAAAACTCACGTGTCGTGTATGGAggagctgtgtgtttgtgttaagtGCAAAAAATTGTCAGGGGCTAGTAAACTTTGAAACAACCCAAAGTGGAACCGAGAGCAAAGGAAAAGTTCTTTCTGGCGAAAGAGTGGGACGTCAGAGTCACTTTTTAAGGGGCTGGTAGACTGAGGCGTTGGGGTCCAGGGAGGAGGGACTATTGTCCATGAACTTGGAGGAGTAGTGTGGGGCGACAGGGCTGAGGTTGCTGCCATCTGACGAGTAGGACAGGCTGGGCATTACTGCCATCACCTCTGCTATCTTCTGCTTCAGCTCGGCGATCTCCTGCTCCCTCTGGTGGATCTGGCCTGGAGGAGACATGGGACACAAAGATGTTCTGGTCAGAGCCACCGACACAGCAGAACTGGACCACTCTGACTAAACTGCTCACAACTCAGATCATAAATAACTATATCAAACCTTGTGTCTGTGGCTCCTTTGTTAACAatcttaaaaatgtgtttcacaaaaagaaagaaatgctttaaacaaaactaaaaaaaaggcaggcagagcaggaggaatcaacacaaacagcaaataATGTAACATATCAGACATTTCCATAGAAGaaacctttgaaaaaaaaaaaaaaaaaaaaaaggtagctAGAGGCTCAGAAAATTGCATAACAAACCTTATTTGCCCCAAATTGTGACCtcagaatacacacacacatctatctatctatctatctatctatctatctatctatctatctatctatctatatatatatatatagatagatagatatatgtatatatatatatataaccaatAAAAAAGGGAAGTGGTACAGTGATTTACTGAAATGTGCAATAAAACCTCTTAAGATTTCTTTAGTTAGTCTTCAGGAACAGTTCTTCAGGCTTCTTGAGGTAAATTTACAGCTCCTCTTTGGATGGTGACTGCTATTTGTTCCCACACTGACTCATTAATGTTGAGACCTGGGATGTGTGAGGATTATCAGTCCATCAGACTGGTTGCCTCtggttttcagttcagttcttgAGTCTGAggcttttctctttgtttcacatccttaagaatggcttcttgacatttctgatgaggcttcagcgaGCAGTGGATGGATCAGctctcaggtcctgtgtcaggtctttgctgggtTATTACTTAAGCTCATCACTTTCTGATATACCTCTATTATGGTGCAGTACCTTCCAAAGTCCATCCTGTGTAACTCTTTCATGTACATTTTTGTCTCAAGCTAAACTAAATGATTCCAAATTGGAGCAACAGCGTTTGAGACGAAAACAAACAGGACTAAAACTGAAACCCAACTTGGACTCTTCAGGAATCAAAGTTCAGGAGCATCCTCCTAGATGCCTGTGTTGGAGTGTCCTATGGGTCCCACAGGACCTGATGAAAATCTCccaggaatgttttttttttttttttacacagctgCAGATGGGAGCTAGCGTCAGATAATTACCTGCATTAACTTCCCCTCCACAGTGGAAACCTCTTGGTACTTGGTTCAAGTGTTCTGCAAATGAACCTGTTCACTGaatacatatatttttctgTGAACGGTGAACTGAACACAACGCATCTGTAAATAAAGAATGTGAATTCGTTCGGATTATGTGAGGACCTGTAACAGTCACTGCCTACATTTTCACTGGCACTTTACCAATTTCGACTAcgttacccacaatgcactgcacaCTCTAAACCGAGAAAGCAAAGTTGGTGCAGTCCTGCAGGAGCTGCGGACTTCACATGCTTCGTGTGCTACAGTTACTACagtaaaaatctaacatttctatGCAAGTTGTCTACCTGCATTTAGAAATCAAGTTAGAACATCAGCATCGATTTCTAATTTAAAGAGACGTGGAGTTGAAGCATCCGTTCAGTCTCAGAGGATACCTGCAAGTCCTTAAAACTGTGAACTACAAATGtgaactatttattttaaactgaatgaaatgaactttgaactagttcataaGAAGCATGAACTTGCACAGCACTGCTTGGTTTTAGCTCCAGTTTTGTAATGAACAAAAAGGGTTGAGAGGATTAAAGCAGTACTATGTAGTAAAGACACAAAGCCAGTTGAGCCCATTAGAGGCTAAGGGTGTAGAATTATCAACTAGTTAACCATGAAGTCTTCTTTATTACAttattcttttgctttttctctgaAATTCTGTCTCACTATGCCTTGTCTTTACTCCAGATCTTGTTATGCTGGTTGGTTACGTGTTGGTGGGGTGAGTGGGGGGCTGGGTTTTCAGATCTCCGTAGAACCTTTGTgacataaattaaatataaaacggTAAAATCAATGAATGATGACTCCTGGGAACATGGCAATGGCACCAGAGACAATGACATTCTCTGATAAGGGGAAGTTATGAGAAAACACGGTTGCAGTTATGACTTTGTGGTGGTTGTTGTTTATCATCTACTTCCAGCAGACGAAATCAATTTGTTTACATATTAGGTCAATACAAGTAAACAATCCCCAAAGTGGTGTTCTGAGCGTGTCACTGCATCCAAACAGCCAGCATCTACCTTGTGCGATCTCTAGCTGCCTCTTAGCGTCCCCCAGTGCAGAGAAGAGGTCCAGCTTGATCCTGGTCTCCGCGCTGAGGCTGTTCTCCAGGTGCTGGGTCTTCTCCTGCATGGCTGACAGCGCTGACATCAACACCTCTGTGTCCTTCTCATTCTCTTTGTACTTGCGCAGCTCCTTCATGTGACAGATATCAAACCAAAGTAGACAAGAAACGTGAAATAATACCTGTTTAATTACTTAAAAACTCAAACTAGCTATTAAACTCTATTAGTAAATAGACATCTCTTAATAGCTGCAAAATAAGACttgaagtcattttaaaagttgtATTAACACATTTTCATGCAGGAAGATATGTAATACTCTTGTTATTGTCTTACCTGACACTTGCCCTCTAGATCTCTAATCTGTTCCTCTTTAAGCTTCATGTCCATGCTGAGCTTCTTACACTCCGTCTCCAGATCTCTGATACGACCACGAAGAGAATCCGTGGACTCTACTCTGTTTTACAGACgggaacttttatttatttattcataacacCTGACCATGAGTAGCAGACTGACGTTGCAAACACTGATACCTTGTTGCAGCAGCTAAAGCGACTGCTCGGGCGGCGGTGGCTTCctccattttcttcctcttcctctcctcagcCAGCTGTTTCTCAGCCAGAGCTCGGGCCTCCTGCTCGGCCTTCAGCCTTTTCTCCAACTGTGAGATGGTTTGCTTGTCCTTCTGTTTGGCCTGGACAGCACTGTGGAGCCTGAAGTATAAAGAGGAATACAGTACAGTCaggatggatgaaaatgtaacCTTGGTGACGTGGAGTTTGACATCTGTGGGCTTTTACCAGTTTTAGAGGTTTTACTTAAAATGTTTGCAtctgtgaaatgtgaaaaacaaataaataaatagcaaaagttttatataaaattttctttttacttgtttttactggcttttatacattttctaatctatgtgtttttattcctgttttatgTTCCCTGTAAAGCATGTTGGTCAACTTCTGGATGGTGTAAAGAGTTTTATATATATGGTgcgaaacacacaaacaaaaacaagtggtgcatcttgtttgttttgtaccaccacctacaaaacacaaaaaactaaaccaaaaagcAGAAACGAATAAAAATGCTGCAATAGTGTCAGATAACATCCTCCACCTTTGTAGAGCAAACATTTGTGCTGCTTTGGCAGAAAGCGTAATGTGCGTGCACCCActtgttctgcagcagctcgtTGTCCTGGCGCAGCTGGCCCAGTTCCGAGCGAAGGCTTCGGTCCTGGCTGCTCAGAGAGGAAACCTGGCTGCGTAGCTCCGACTCTAACTGCCTGTTGGCCTGAAGATCTGCCTTCAGGCGCTTCACGTCCTGCTCCAGCCTTTGAGAGAAGTTAGCATAACGGCATTAGCGGACATATTTCCTGGCACAACTTCAACACACACTTAGGTATTctaatttaaagagaaaagcTGTGTTTAACGAGCGACAACGAAACTGCTTTAAGATGCTATAATGACATAAATCAGCAGTGTGTGGTGAGCAGCAGGGATGGATGTTGGGTGTTGTCACATCTTACCGCAGCAGAGCGTCTGGCTTGCCCAGCTGGTTATTGGGGATGCAGTTCTCCACTGGATCTTTCTGGCCCTTCCCCGCCCCCTTCTGTTTCTTCTCATTCTTGTTGGCCGACGAGCCTGACGGGAGGCTGCCGTTTGTGGAGCTGTGGTTCCTTGGAGAAGAGTTGCTGCCCGCACCTCCGCTGGCATTTTTGTAGTTCTTCCCAGTTCCCCCCATTTCCTCTTTAGACGTAGTGTGTGTGTTGCTATCAGGGTGTGTGTTTTCTCCTGCCAGGTCGTTGTTCAGTCTCTTTGTCCCGACGTAGTTCTCAATATACTCTGCCTCCTGTAGTTTGGAGTCCAGTGTGTGTATAATGCTGTTGTTATTGATTccaattatgttttgttttttgccctCACGTTCTTTCGCAGTACTGTCCTTCCCTTTTTCACGGTACTCCAGTTCCGGTAGGGGGACTGGAGTGCTTTTCTTTCCAGGCGGTGCTCCGTTTTGGGATACGACTGTTGGTTCTACCTCTGAGATCCCTTTAGCTAGGGCAGCTGGATGAAAGCAAGCGCATGTAGTGTTAAtgcacacatataaacatactTAACAGATTTAAGCTGAAAGAAAACTGGAACCATATTTAGCTATAAATGTAGGCTGGACGATGACCTTGATTGCCTGTCACAACACAAGGTTGAGACAGCTTCATGGCAGCAGAAAGCTGCATGAATATTCTCTTAAACTTGAGCCAAACAAACTAGTCAGAGTGTTTATAACAGCTTCAATCTggtgcttctttcttttttattcaaattctACAAATGATGCCATAACTGGTCTGAGACTGCCAGAAAAGGTTAATCTCTACATCtgggtttcttttttgttatttttaaacctGAGCTATGCTTCTTGTACTGTATGAAATGTAGTGGCTGAAAAAATCAATATGTGATTTGCTTGATCTGATGCCCAGCTGCAGTAGGGGCTGAAATGATTAGCCAACAGAAAACTGACAACTGAATTAACtgtttgcatctttaaaaataagcatttccctgttttatcttttaaaagtgaggatttggtgtttttctttcagtgagAGAGCAGGTGACATCACAATATCATCCTGGGATTTCTTTTGCAGGGTTACTGTAGTCCTTTTCACATGAGACACGTAACAATTATATTCTATCAGAATATTAGTCATTTGAAGTTAAAGGTCATCATTCTTAATTCAGACATGTTTGTAGGAGTGAGAGGACCATCACACAAAATTCTCTAAGTccttttaaagttaaaactttCTCATAgcatgtttttccataaaatttCATAACAAGCCAACGGACACGATGGAAAGCATTTGCAAATATTGATATGCCATGTAACAAGACAGAAAGAAGAAGCTTTTAACAGAGCTAAAACATACATTCTTAAGCATTCATTTAACTCAGAAGTGTGAAAAAATCCTGGTGATGATCCTGGTTTTTGAAGGTAAAGCCGTGGAAAAACGGCACAATGtcagtttgacatttttattgtcataatCTTTGGTGTTTTTTAAGCTAAAAGTCACCATATTTGGATGAATTGATGAAGTTAGCAAGAGAAAACAatagctgattcagcaaagaagaGCACATTAGTGCAGGAAGCgataaaaagaacaagaaaacgGGTTAGTTTTTACAGACTGGAGggaactcacagtacaggtaggatgcaagatggacgCTGAATTAGTCATCGTTAGGGGgcgcctcactgagaaaatctgccaaaacttccatagtgcatctttaaatggATGCATTGTTTACATAAagaacattcattttaaaaaaggcttAAAAATAGTGAGTGCTAGCATAAATGTTCACTGAGGAGTACAACTGGACATGCTTGTGAAGTTGCCCTAGAATGCAGATCCTAGACACTTTCCATTTTTTCCTGTTATTAGTtatgtgacagtgtgtgtgtttaatttctCTGCAATACAGTGATAAGATCTTTATGTAAAAGTTTTGTTCTCACCCTCTTCTGCTTCTCGCTCTTGtctttgcagcatctgctgcTCTGGCGGTAAAGCTTGCTGTAGAAGCTGCATGTAGAATTCATTCTCCTTTTGCACCTCCTTCTGTTTCCTCAGTCGCATCTTGTAGCTAACGTAGCTCTTGAAGCCAAAGCCTAGAGTCACCACTGGATAGCCAATACTAGGGGGTGAGGAGACATGTTTTTAGTAAACCTTCATTGTACCATGTATGCTTATATTCAGGAACGTACATTGACTAAACTGTTTACCAACtgtgagttttgtttttatttttaccactgAAAATACTAGAAAAAAAGACCAATAGGACGGCAACAAAAATATAATATGACAATGAATAGTGCATACCAGTGAGCAGCAAAGGGTCGACAGAGATCTACGTGAAAATTCTTCAAGTCTTTGAATCGTATGGCGGCTTCAATATACACAAACAGGATCCACAGCGATACAGTGGGTAGACAAACTCCTCTCTCTGCACGACAATAAAGAAATGCACTCTTAGCTGCACTGCTGAAGAGAATTTGTCGCAATTTATTTCTTGTGAATTGCTGCTTTCCTTGAGATTTAAGTAGCCATTTAGCTGCCAGAGCAAAAATTAATACCCTGATGAACAAGAACCCACTGAAAAATTATACTAACCCGTGTGCCAGACATACTGGACCCATACGTAGGTGCTGGCAGCAAAAAACAGCCATTGGACAGGGATAAAAAGGAGGCATATGATGTCTGATGTAAACGCCACACATACAAAGAAAACGGAAAATGCCTAagtagagaagaaaagaaacatagTTTTGATCTCTAATGCTTCAAACTATCCCCAGTGCAGATTCATACCAAGTGGGAAGAGACAAGGCATGGTCATATAGATAAGCTCTTACCAGCCCCTGATATCTGAAGGAGTCGTAGACACTTCGAATGAAGAGCCAGAAGGGCCACAGGTACTCAAACCTGAACTCCAGCACAAAGTCGGCCAGCAAAACTAACACCCACACCACCAGGAACTTCAGGTACAGGAACGTACTGTGAAGAGcagacagagataaaaacaaataaataaacaagacaatGAGTCCAAAAAGAGTCACAACACAGGACTTTTTGTAGATTAGGTGGTCTGGACATCAGGTTTATACAACAGGTTTTGTATGTTTACAAAATCcacattttacatttgtatATGTGTTGTATATAATGTTACCTCTAGATTTGAAGGCAGATAATTGATGGGGCAGCAGTGACCACAAATGTAAGATAAACCGAACAATAATGATCTGTTCCCACTACAGGAGTCTGGAGTACAGAGCAATGTTTATACCCCTACAGTTAAGGTTGACGGGTCCAGAGCAGCAGGTATGTCATGTCTGGACATGTTGCCCAGCACAGCTGCTTTTCATTTTCCGGCTTCCCATCAATCAATATTGAGGACAGACGATCTTGTTGCAACAagtttaataaacaataataataaaaataaaaaggcctTATACACTGCATCGTTACATTgacgtatgtacatttaaaaataacagatgatacacacacacacacatacatatatatatatatatatatatatatatatatatatatatatatatatatatatatatatatatatatctgtgcgTCATTTTTAACGTACGGAGTGTAAGCGGGAGCAATAATTCAAATTTCCACTGAACCCTAATTTCACAAGCTAACGGGGTAAAATCCGTGTGGAAATGCCACACTAGTACCGTTAACCTGGGCCTATAAATGTGACAATACGCGGGCATGTTCATTCAGCCTCCGCTATCGCTCAAAACCAACGCGTGCTTCAATGTGAACGCAACAGAGCCAGGCAGCCGCGTTTTGACATATGCACAAAGGCGCCATTGTTATACAATAACGTCCCTCCAGCCCCTTTTTTTGTACCTGCTATATATACCCTCGGTGATTCGGTTCCGTTTTAACGGCCGTCGGAGTTTGCTGCAGTCCGCATTGCGCCGCTTCATCCTCCCCCTGTTGATTCACCTGTAATATCGGTTTGATAACAGCAGCTGGGAATGTCATCCGCTCATCCTAATATTCATACTTCTTCAATTATcca includes the following:
- the maco1a gene encoding macoilin-1; its protein translation is MKRRNADCSKLRRPLKRNRITEGIYSSTFLYLKFLVVWVLVLLADFVLEFRFEYLWPFWLFIRSVYDSFRYQGLAFSVFFVCVAFTSDIICLLFIPVQWLFFAASTYVWVQYVWHTERGVCLPTVSLWILFVYIEAAIRFKDLKNFHVDLCRPFAAHCIGYPVVTLGFGFKSYVSYKMRLRKQKEVQKENEFYMQLLQQALPPEQQMLQRQEREAEEAALAKGISEVEPTVVSQNGAPPGKKSTPVPLPELEYREKGKDSTAKEREGKKQNIIGINNNSIIHTLDSKLQEAEYIENYVGTKRLNNDLAGENTHPDSNTHTTSKEEMGGTGKNYKNASGGAGSNSSPRNHSSTNGSLPSGSSANKNEKKQKGAGKGQKDPVENCIPNNQLGKPDALLRLEQDVKRLKADLQANRQLESELRSQVSSLSSQDRSLRSELGQLRQDNELLQNKLHSAVQAKQKDKQTISQLEKRLKAEQEARALAEKQLAEERKRKKMEEATAARAVALAAATRVESTDSLRGRIRDLETECKKLSMDMKLKEEQIRDLEGKCQELRKYKENEKDTEVLMSALSAMQEKTQHLENSLSAETRIKLDLFSALGDAKRQLEIAQGQIHQREQEIAELKQKIAEVMAVMPSLSYSSDGSNLSPVAPHYSSKFMDNSPSSLDPNASVYQPLKK